The following nucleotide sequence is from Brachyspira suanatina.
TATGGTAATGAAAAAATATCAGTGCTTGATTCTTATAACAGAGTTTTGGTTGATGATGTTCATGCTTTGAATGATGATCCTCCTTTTAGTAAATCTTCTATGGACGGATATGCTTATAAAAAAGAAGATGAAAATAAAAATAGTTATGTTTTAATTGAAGATAAAATTATATATGCAGGACTTTGCGATAAAATTGAAGTTAAAAGCGGGGAATGTGTAAAAATAATGACAGGTGCTATGATTCCTGAAAATTGCGATGCAGTTCATAGAGTAGAGTGGGTAGAAGAAAAAAAAGAAAAAAAAGAAAATGGCAAAACAATTATAAATTTCACTAAAAAAGAAATAACTAATAATGTAATAAAAAAAGGCAATAATAAAAAATCCGGAGATAAAATATTAGATAAAAAAATACTTTTGCCTAAAGATGTTGCTATACTTTCAGGATTTGGTTATTCTAATATAGAAGTAAAGAAGAAAATAAATACTGCTGTAATATCTACAGGTAATGAAATAGCAAATATAGGAGAAAGTTTAAAAGAAGGACAGATATACGATGCTAATGCCCCAATGCTTGTTGCTAGAACTTCAGCTTTATCCTGCAGTAGTAAATTTTATGGAAAAGTAAATGATGATGAAAAAGAGATAAAAGAAATATTATATAAGGCATTAGAAGAAAATGATATTGTTCTTATAAGCGGCGGAGTGTCTATGGGAGATTTTGATTATGTTCATAAAGAGTTATTAGAGCTTGGAGTTAATCAAATATTTCATGGTGTTGCTATGAAGCCTGGAAAACCTTTGTTCTTTGGTAAATTAGGTAAAAAGGCAGTGTTTGCTTTACCTGGTAATACAGTTTCTTCTTTTATGACTTTTGAAATAATGGTTAAACCTTATATATTAAATTGTTTAGGTGTTAATTATGATACTAATTATATAAAGGCTGTAATTAGTGAAGACTTTAAAAGAAAAGACACAGAAAGACTAGAGTATATACCTGTTCATTTGTTTTTTGATGATACAAGATTATTAGTTAAACTTATAAAATATAATAATTCTTCTATGATATCATCATTTTCTGAAGCTAATGGTATATTAAAAATAGATATTGGAATTTCTGATATTGTCAAGGGAAGTATAGTTGATGTTAGATTCCTTTAATAGAGAAATAAATTATATACGAGTTTCTGTTACCGACAGATGCAATTTAAGATGTGTATATTGTATGCCTGAAGACGGTATTATAAAAAAAACACATAGTCAAATTTTAAGCTATGAACAAATATACAATGTAGTTAAAGAGGCTTCTGAATTAGGAGTAAAAAAGGTTAGAATAACAGGAGGCGAGCCTTTAGTAAGAAAGAATATTGATGAGCTTGTATCTATGATTAGAACTATAGATAAAGTAGAGATAATAGCTATGACTACTAATGCAGTTTTTCTTGGCAGTATAGCAGAGAAATTAAAAAATGCAGGGCTTGATTCAATAAATATATCCCTTGATACTTTAGACAGTGAAAGATATAAATATATTACTAGAGGCGGAAGTATATACGATGCTATGAAAGGAATAAAAAAAGCTTCTGAATTAGGCTTTCAATTAAAGATTAATGTTGTTGTTTATGATGACAAAAGCAGAGAAGAATTGCCATTATTAAAAAAATATGCTGAGAGTATAAATGCTAAACTTCAAACTATTGAGTATTATAATCTTAATAGTCAAAAAAAAGATTCTATAGATTATGACAGACCTGCTAGATGTAAATACTGCAATAGAATAAGATTATTATCTGACGGATATTTACTCAGCTGTTTGCATAGCAATATAAAATTTAAAGTTGATTTTGATGATATTAGAGGCTCTATAATAAAATGTATTGAAGGAAAGCCTGAAAATGGTGCTTATAGTGATGCTGAATCATTAAGTATGATAGGCGGTTAATTAAATAAAAATTGAGGTTATAAAATGAATGATAAGTTAACACATATAGACGAAAGCGGTAATGCCAATATGGTTGATGTTGGAGATAAAGATATTGTAAAAAGAACTGCAGAAGCTACAGGAAAAATATATTTATCAAAAGAGACACTAAAATTGATAGAAGAAAATAATATAAAGAAAGGTGATGTCATATCTGTTGCTAGGATTGCAGGAATAATGGGAGCAAAACATACTTCTGAGCTTATACCTTTATGTCATAATATCAATATAGAAAAGGTATCTTTATACTTTACTTTAGAAGAAGACGGAATAGTTATAAAATCTTATTGCCGATGCAGTTATAAAACAGGTATAGAGATGGAAGCTTTAACAGCAGTTAGTGTTGCTGCTCTTACAATATGGGATATGTGCAAAGCTGTTGATAAGAATATGAGAATATCTGATATTACTTTATTATCAAAAACTAAAAGTTAAAATTATGAAGAATTCCTAACTGTAAACTATGAAATGAGTTAATTACTGATTCTTTATATTCTCTATCAGTATAATAATTTGAAAATTGATTAAAAGCATATTATATTTTAGCTAATATGCTAAAACCAATACCATTTTCAAAATATGATCTATATTCAAGTTGAGCAGTAATTCCGTTATTTATACCTACATTCACTTCATATTTTTCATCGCTATTTACAATAGGTATGCCTATAGAAATTAAAAGTGGGATATTTGCTGCTACCTCAAAACCACTAGCTGCAAATGCAGAAGCACTAATTAATAACATTAAAAAAAATCATAATATTAATTCTTAATTATTTTATATTAAATATTAGTATATATAATAATATTTTTTTAACATTAATGATTATTTTTTGTAAATAATTATTTATATAGATTTATCTATTATATATACTTATTAAAGTAAGGATATATAATAGATAAAGAATATTTTTTATTAATTGAAATGGAAATAAGAAACTTGATCAACTATATTATTAGATTTATCAAGTACATCTTTACTTGCATTTGCTCCATCACTAGCTATTTTAGAAGTGTCCTGAGTTATTCTATTAATTTCTATAACAGCAGTATTGATTTGTGATAGGCTATTTTCTTCTTCTATGATAGCACTTGATATTTCTGTTAATAATGTTAGTACATCATTAACAGATGTTTCTATTTGATTAAGTATATATGATGAAGCCTGAACAGATGCACTTCCATTCTGTATTTTTTCAATAGTTTCATTAGCTATTGCAGTAATATCTTTGGCAGCATTTCCAACATTTATGGCAAGATTTCTTACTTCGCTTGCAACTACAGCAAATCCTTTTCCTTGATCTCCAGCTCTTGCAGCTTCAACAGATGCATTCAAAGCTAATATATTAGTTTGGAAAGCTATTGATTCTATTATTTTTGTTATGTCTGAAATCTTTTTACTAGCCTCGGATATTAAAGCCATATTTTCTGATGTAGCATTTATAGCATTTACTCCGTTTCTTGTAGCATCTGATACTTTTTCACTCATATTTTTTGCGTTTCCTGCATTTTCAGCAGTTTCTTTTAATGATGAAAATACAAATTCTACGGATCTAGTTAATTCTTCCAAAGAACTAGCCTGTGATGTAGATCTGTCAGATAAGTCTATACTGCCATTTGTAATAATATTAACAGAGCTATTAATTCCATTTATATTATCTTTCATGCTGTAAATAATATCACCGAGTTTATTTTGCATATCATTAAGAGCTCTTATTACATCACCAGTTTGATCTTTTTTATTTAATTCTTTTTCATCAAAATGAGTATTGAAATTACCTTTTGACATAGATTTTATTATAGAAATCGTATTATCCAATGTGTTTGATATAGGTTTTGCTATAACTATTACTAATGTAGCTTCTATTGCTGATAATATTATAAATACAGATATTATTAGTATAAGTAATTTTAATAATGATGAATTTAATTCTTTATTATCTAAACTTACAATTATATTCCAATTACTATTTTTTATTTTTGATGATATATATGATAATTTTTTATCTATCCAAGCGTAATTATTATTATTCATAATATCATTTTTGTATGGAGATATTTCTTTATTATTAAAAATATTTTCTTTTAATATATAGTTTTCATTTTGATTATATATATACAATCCATCTTTATTTATAATATTTAAATTATAGTTATATTTTTTTGCTTCTTCTAAACCTGAAGATATAATTTTAGAAAAATCTACATCTATTCCTACTACACCGCTGATTTGACCATTAACATATATAGTTTTTGAAAAAGTTACTACAATAGATTTAGTAACAACATCTACATAAGGTTCAGATACTACTATTTCTCTTGAAGCTATAGCATTTTTATACCATTCTCTTGATGTTTGATCATAGTCGTTTGGCAGCTGCCCAACTGTATTTAATACTGTTCCTCCATCTTTATATGGTATTGTATCAGCATAAAATATATTTATTAAATCAGGCTCATTGTTTATAATATTTTTAAATACGTTTAATAAGTTATCCCTATTTACTTCCTTTTCTACATAAGAATAAAATATATTTATTTTTCCGTATAAAGAAGAAATATTATTTTCTATTTCCGATGAAATATTATATGTATTATATTTATTGGAATTTAAAAATCTTGTTTTATACTGAGGAAAATATGCAATATATATTGCTACACAAATTATAAATAATGCCGCCATATATGGTATTAAAAATTTAAATATTAAACTATTATTTCCAATACCGCTTTTATTATTACCCAACATAAATACAACCTCTCTAATTAAATTGAAAACAAATAAAAATTTTTTTTAAAACTATATTAATATACCTTATTATATAAAAATAGCAAATAGTATATTAAAAAAAATAGTATTTGATTAAATATATAAATTAGTAGTATTTATTAATAATAATTTTAAGTAATATATTATTGACTGAAATTTTATGCTATGATAAAATATATCAACTATTTTTGGGAGTTTTATTTATGATTAAACTTTTAAAATCTGTAATTTTTTCTTTTACTATATTTCTATTTGCAATTTCTTGCGGAGGCAGAAGCTCTAAATATGAAGAAGGAGTATTAAGACTTAATGTTGGTCCAGAGCCTCAAACTATAGACCCTACATTAAATTCCGCTATAGATGGAAGTATGTATATTATACATGCTTTTGAAGGACTTGCAACAAAAGATAAGCAAGGTAAAATAATTGGAGGAGTTGCTGAGAGTTGGGATATTAGTGATAATGGTACTAAATATGTATTTCATATTAGAAGCAATGCCAAATGGTCAGATGGAAAACCTGTAACAGCAAATGATTTTGTGTATAGCTGGAGAAGAGCAACTGATCCTAAAACTGCTGCTAATTATAGTTATCAAATGGAGCCTTTGAAAAATGCTAAAAAAATTACAGCAGGTGAAATGCCTGTTGATTCATTAGGTGTTAAGGCTTTAGATGATAATACATTAGAAGTAACATTAGAAGCACCTATACCATATTTTGATCAGCTTATGGCTTATCCGGTTTATTTTCCTTTAAGACAGGATATCATAGAAGCTAATCCTGATAGTTGGACTATGAGTCCTGAAACTTACATAGGAAACGGTCCTTTTAAAATGACTGAAAGATCTATCGATGATAGGATAGTTATGGAAGTTAATACTAATTATTGGAATGTTTCAGCTATAGTACCTAAAAAATTAATATTTGTTTTAATGGATAATGGAACATCTGTAGTAGCAGGTATTAAAGAAGGTTCTATATATTTTTCTGATAGAGTTCCTACTCAAGATATGGATGTTTTAAAAGAGGAAGGATATTTACAAATCAAACCTTATTTAGCACTTTATTATTATAGCTTAAATAATACTAATGATACTTTAAAAGATGTGAGAGTTCGTAAAGCATTATCTTTGGCTATAGATAGAAATTATATAGTAGAGCAGGTTACAAGAGGCGGACAGATTCCAGCTGCTGCAGTTGTACCAGCTTTAATATCAGATGTTAGCGGAAGTTTTAGAACGAATGGTGGTGATTATTACAGTCTAAAACCAGAAGATTATACTAAAAATGTAGAAGAAGCTAAAAAATTATTAGCAGAAGCAGGATATCCTGATGGTCAAGGTTTTCCTGTATTAGATTTTAAAACTAATCCCGGAGAGCATACTTCTATATTTGAAGCTATACAGCAGATGTGGAAAAATAATTTAGGAATAGACAGCACAATATCAAGCGAAGAATGGGCAGTATTCCAACAAACTCGTTTGGATAAATCTTATGTGATTGCTAGAAACGCTTGGGTTGGAGATTACGATGACCCTATGACATTTTTAGGTATGTTCTTAAGCCATAGTGCTCAAAATGCTGAAGGTTATAATAATCCTCAATATGATACATTATTAGCACAGGCTTCTTCTATAGGTGATAATAATGTAAGAATGCCTATACTTCATAAAGCTGAAGATTTATTTATGTCTGAAATGCCTATCATACCTTTATATTTTTATACTTTACCTGTACTTGTTAATCCTAATTTGAAAGATGTGCAGTATGATGTTTTAGGTAAACATAAATTTTTCTATGCTTATTTAGAGAATAGTGAAAATTAAAAATTGATTATATTTTATTAGTGTTAAAACAAGGGAGTGAAAAACCCTTGTTTTTTATTGTAAAATAATTATTGATAGTGGAAAATGATTCTTATAATATTAGTTTTTGGAGGAAATTTATATGTTATTAAGTAATTTTGATAATCTTGATTCTAAAGAAGTTTTCAGATGGTTTGCTGAAATAAGTAAAATACCTAGAAGATCTAAACATGAAAAACAGATTAGTGATTTTTTAGTTCAATTTGCCAAAGATAGAAATTTGGAAGTATATCAGGATAAAGTGAATAATGTAATAATAAAGAAGGAAGCTACAAAAGGTTATGAGAATATCGCACCTGTTATTATACAGGGACATATGGATATGGTTTGTGAAAAAACTAGTGAATCGAAACATGATTTTGATAAAGATCCTTTTGTGAAAAAACTAGTGAATCGAAACATGATTTTGATAAAGATCCTATAGAATTAATAGTTGAAGGAGATGTTTTAAGGGCCAATGATACTACTTTAGGTGCAGATGATGGTATTGCTGTTGCTTATGGTCTTGCTTTTCTTGATTCTAAAGATATACCTCATCCAGCATTGGAAATTCTAA
It contains:
- a CDS encoding methyl-accepting chemotaxis protein, giving the protein MLGNNKSGIGNNSLIFKFLIPYMAALFIICVAIYIAYFPQYKTRFLNSNKYNTYNISSEIENNISSLYGKINIFYSYVEKEVNRDNLLNVFKNIINNEPDLINIFYADTIPYKDGGTVLNTVGQLPNDYDQTSREWYKNAIASREIVVSEPYVDVVTKSIVVTFSKTIYVNGQISGVVGIDVDFSKIISSGLEEAKKYNYNLNIINKDGLYIYNQNENYILKENIFNNKEISPYKNDIMNNNNYAWIDKKLSYISSKIKNSNWNIIVSLDNKELNSSLLKLLILIISVFIILSAIEATLVIVIAKPISNTLDNTISIIKSMSKGNFNTHFDEKELNKKDQTGDVIRALNDMQNKLGDIIYSMKDNINGINSSVNIITNGSIDLSDRSTSQASSLEELTRSVEFVFSSLKETAENAGNAKNMSEKVSDATRNGVNAINATSENMALISEASKKISDITKIIESIAFQTNILALNASVEAARAGDQGKGFAVVASEVRNLAINVGNAAKDITAIANETIEKIQNGSASVQASSYILNQIETSVNDVLTLLTEISSAIIEEENSLSQINTAVIEINRITQDTSKIASDGANASKDVLDKSNNIVDQVSYFHFN
- a CDS encoding molybdopterin molybdotransferase MoeA is translated as MARTFLHPNEALELVLKNSEDYGNEKISVLDSYNRVLVDDVHALNDDPPFSKSSMDGYAYKKEDENKNSYVLIEDKIIYAGLCDKIEVKSGECVKIMTGAMIPENCDAVHRVEWVEEKKEKKENGKTIINFTKKEITNNVIKKGNNKKSGDKILDKKILLPKDVAILSGFGYSNIEVKKKINTAVISTGNEIANIGESLKEGQIYDANAPMLVARTSALSCSSKFYGKVNDDEKEIKEILYKALEENDIVLISGGVSMGDFDYVHKELLELGVNQIFHGVAMKPGKPLFFGKLGKKAVFALPGNTVSSFMTFEIMVKPYILNCLGVNYDTNYIKAVISEDFKRKDTERLEYIPVHLFFDDTRLLVKLIKYNNSSMISSFSEANGILKIDIGISDIVKGSIVDVRFL
- a CDS encoding peptide ABC transporter substrate-binding protein — encoded protein: MIKLLKSVIFSFTIFLFAISCGGRSSKYEEGVLRLNVGPEPQTIDPTLNSAIDGSMYIIHAFEGLATKDKQGKIIGGVAESWDISDNGTKYVFHIRSNAKWSDGKPVTANDFVYSWRRATDPKTAANYSYQMEPLKNAKKITAGEMPVDSLGVKALDDNTLEVTLEAPIPYFDQLMAYPVYFPLRQDIIEANPDSWTMSPETYIGNGPFKMTERSIDDRIVMEVNTNYWNVSAIVPKKLIFVLMDNGTSVVAGIKEGSIYFSDRVPTQDMDVLKEEGYLQIKPYLALYYYSLNNTNDTLKDVRVRKALSLAIDRNYIVEQVTRGGQIPAAAVVPALISDVSGSFRTNGGDYYSLKPEDYTKNVEEAKKLLAEAGYPDGQGFPVLDFKTNPGEHTSIFEAIQQMWKNNLGIDSTISSEEWAVFQQTRLDKSYVIARNAWVGDYDDPMTFLGMFLSHSAQNAEGYNNPQYDTLLAQASSIGDNNVRMPILHKAEDLFMSEMPIIPLYFYTLPVLVNPNLKDVQYDVLGKHKFFYAYLENSEN
- a CDS encoding GTP 3',8-cyclase MoaA; the protein is MLDSFNREINYIRVSVTDRCNLRCVYCMPEDGIIKKTHSQILSYEQIYNVVKEASELGVKKVRITGGEPLVRKNIDELVSMIRTIDKVEIIAMTTNAVFLGSIAEKLKNAGLDSINISLDTLDSERYKYITRGGSIYDAMKGIKKASELGFQLKINVVVYDDKSREELPLLKKYAESINAKLQTIEYYNLNSQKKDSIDYDRPARCKYCNRIRLLSDGYLLSCLHSNIKFKVDFDDIRGSIIKCIEGKPENGAYSDAESLSMIGG
- the moaC gene encoding cyclic pyranopterin monophosphate synthase MoaC, which codes for MNDKLTHIDESGNANMVDVGDKDIVKRTAEATGKIYLSKETLKLIEENNIKKGDVISVARIAGIMGAKHTSELIPLCHNINIEKVSLYFTLEEDGIVIKSYCRCSYKTGIEMEALTAVSVAALTIWDMCKAVDKNMRISDITLLSKTKS